A stretch of the Fusarium musae strain F31 chromosome 2, whole genome shotgun sequence genome encodes the following:
- a CDS encoding hypothetical protein (EggNog:ENOG41) produces the protein MATRELLIVILNHTNEELIAESEWPPLNHRGWSKTLDLQPPQTILAGESGMLRCKSSHIGGGVDSSITYRIVGFEGRNDVAFIWSVPYVGTNKFDACCAVSDFTVEILGGRGKEAVVVFVFGPAKMADVSPGDAVWAAVTRNPVECAKSLVGGFNRN, from the exons ATGGCTACGAGGGAGTTACTCATCGTTATCCTCAATCACACCAACGAGGAGCTCATCGCAGAGTCCGAGTGGCCACCTCTCAACCACAGAGGATGGAGCAAGACGCTAGACCTTCAGCCGCCGCAAACAATTCTAGCGGGCGAGAGTGGTATGCTGCGCTGCAAGTCGAGTCACATAGGCGGAGGTGTTGACAGTTCAATCACATACCGCATCGTCGGATTCGAAGGGAGGAACGACGTTGCGTTTATCTGGAGCGTCCCGTATGTTGGGACAAACAAGTTTGACGCCTGTTGTGCTGTATCTGACTTTACAGTCGAGATCTTGGGCGGGCGGGGTAAGGAGGCTGTTGTTGTCTTTGTGTTTG GGCCGGCGAAGATGGCAGATGTTAGCCCGGGAGATGCTGTGTGGGCAGCTGTGACTAGAAATCCTGTCGAGTGCGCCAAGAGTCTTGTTGGTGGCTTCAATCGCAATTAA
- a CDS encoding hypothetical protein (EggNog:ENOG41) produces the protein MASKPYVPNIYIIGPQSTGKTTLVNELQADLEHGLVDSSIDKPQIVSEVARSVLAKHKYSAEDIRTSKVRCLELQQLILQAQAEAEKEALKTSSWFISDRSGFDPLVYAKRYASPGVEQELQQLEAWKQVKARMETSLIVVCEAGTPWLMDDGVRLMPGSETEWMQVFDDFCQMLDEVGLEYSVVPRTVLDISERAELVWAKWIERRQSLTSGQSD, from the coding sequence ATGGCCTCAAAACCATATGTGCCGAATATCTACATCATCGGACCGCAATCTACGGGCAAAACAACACTAGTCAACGAGTTACAGGCTGATCTAGAGCACGGGCTCGTCGACTCATCAATCGATAAGCCACAAATCGTCTCCGAGGTCGCCAGAAGTGTTCTCGCAAAACACAAATACTCAGCAGAAGATATCCGAACATCCAAAGTCAGGTGCCTCGAGCTCCAGCAACTCATTCTCCAAGCACAAGcagaggccgagaaggaagCTCTCAAGACCTCGAGCTGGTTCATATCCGACCGTTCCGGGTTCGATCCATTGGTCTACGCAAAACGATATGCCTCCCCAGGAGTCGAGCAAGAGCTGCAGCAACTCGAAGCCTGGAAACAAGTCAAGGCAAGAATGGAGACATCTTTGATCGTGGTCTGCGAAGCGGGCACCCCGTggttgatggatgatggcgTGCGACTTATGCCCGGAAGCGAGACAGAGTGGATGCAAGTCTTTGATGACTTTTGTCAAATGTTGGATGAGGTTGGCTTGGAGTATTCTGTGGTGCCTCGGACGGTGTTGGATATCTCAGAGCGGGCAGAGCTTGTATGGGCCAAGTGGATCGAGAGACGACAATCTCTGACGAGCGGTCAGTCAGATTGA
- a CDS encoding hypothetical protein (EggNog:ENOG41), whose translation MKATLFVSLLLSLGVTATPAIDTVTIEDGGHTYTGIDKASKLPSPEPSQSCPDTSSHSPSSPSVVLRLVATVSPATLPTPTASPESASVLVTMAAGLAAAVACSASLVLDPDSAGPKQSAGFNGVEQDLVY comes from the exons ATGAAGGCCACTCTCTTCgtctctctcctcctctccctcggcGTCACAGCCACTCCTGCCATTGACACCGTCACCATTGAGGACGGCGGTCACACCTACACTGGTATCGACAAGGCAAGCAAACTCCCCTCTCCAGAGCCATCTCAAAGCTGTCCTGACACTTCATCTCACAGcccctcctcgccctccgTGGTCTTGAGGCTCGTTGCGACTGTTTCCCCTGCTACTCTCCCCACGCCGACTGCCAGCCCGGAAAGTGCCAGTGTGCTGGTAACTATGGCTGCTGGTCTTGCGGCGGCGGTCGCATGCAGTGCCAGCCTGGTCCTGGATCCGGACAGTGCTGGACCTAAACAGTCTGCTGGTTTCAACGGGGTCGAACAGGA TCTTGTTTATTAA
- a CDS encoding hypothetical protein (EggNog:ENOG41): MFTIVSVFQYQTTLVDVSQMSPAATGLSRWLWLWRHGDNIKSSSADLPSHNVWERVGFMQHADEYYHLACAMLERWKHDESQIRANLAAWATPFEQVQGSQKYDDGEMVQVKALIHEMENMSY, encoded by the exons ATGTTTACTATTGTATCAG TATTCCAGTACCAGACTACCCTGGTGGATGTGTCACAGATGTCTCCTGCAGCTACAGGGCTTAGTCGGTGGTTGTGGTTATGGCGGCATGGCGATAACATCAAGTCCAGCTCTGCAGACCTTCCCAGTCATAACGTTTGGGAACGCGTGGGTTTCATGCAACATGCGGATGAGTATTATCATCTTGCCTGTGCCATGCTTGAGAGATGGAAACATGATGAGAGCCAGATCAGAGCGAACTTGGCCGCTTGGGCAACTCCTTTTGAACAAGTACAGGGCTCCCAAAAGTATGACGATGGGGAAATGGTTCAGGTCAAGGCACTCATTCACGAGATGGAGAACATGTCGTACTAG
- a CDS encoding hypothetical protein (EggNog:ENOG41) produces the protein MSVYLGPGNDMISGTVVDLTDPSLQWLRYQTTPSMPSFQFDMFNDIQGNMISLGLFPSQAAVPQRTTLPFLKRFTESSGIADGFDCGTLAQRRQLYDAIDDSHCQFLKGKTREIVTMMKRTMTRTQPCSNIGLEWSPVMEKGCFEFFSPVNLQRFLLLFWSGWYPNTPIIHRPTFNPESEPPGLVASLAVLGACMSPEPGDCVRGMAWLAAVEEAVFSDGILFDDSIVASSDLMGDEQVVWDRMKALQAAYFVCIAQNWEGSKDGKQRIRKERYSHIVSPLLEY, from the exons ATGTCTGTGTACCTCGGGCCTGGAAATGATATGATCTCTGGCACCGTGGTGGATCTCACCGACCCATCTCTTCAGTGGCTACGCTATCAAACAACACCTTCCATGCCCAGCTTCCAATTTGATATGTTCAATGATATTCAAGGTAATATGATAAGCCTTGGGTTATTTCCCAGTCAGGCCGCTGTGCCTCAAAGAACGACGCTGCCATTTCTGAAACGGTTTACAGAGTCATCTGGCATCGCTGATGGCTTCGACTGCGGAACGCTGGCTCAGAGACGGCAGCTCTATGATGCCATCGACGATTCCCATTGCCAATTCTTGAAGGGCAAGACACGCGAGATTGtgacaatgatgaagagaacaaTGACCCGGACACAGCCATGCTCTAATATCGGCCTGGAATGGTCTCCAGTGATGGAGAAGGGATGTTTCGAATTCTTCTCCCCGGTCAATCTGCAGAGGTTCCTCCTCCTTTTTTGGTCAGGCTGGTATCCCAATACTCCCATCATCCACCGACCAACATTCAATCCCGAGTCAGAACCGCCGGGGCTGGTTGCATCCCTGGCTGTTCTGGGGGCGTGCATGTCACCAGAGCCGGGCGACTGTGTACGAGGGATGGCGTGGCTTGCCGCTGTGGAAGAAGCAGTCTTTAGCGATGGCATCTTATTCGATGATTCGATCGTTGCTTCTTCGGATCTCATGGGTGATGAGCAGGTGGTATGGGATAGGATGAAGGCGCTGCAGGCTGCGTACTTTGTCTGCATTGCTCAAAACTGGGAGGGATCCAAGGATGGTAAACAGCGCATTCGAAAAGAACGATATAGCCACATCGTCTCG CCATTGTTAGAGTACTGA
- a CDS encoding hypothetical protein (EggNog:ENOG41): protein MSPPEEHHGLKSKWPEALDLAGSNSPCRLEGEIGDLVVLGEIPSAIDGTFYRVMCDPFVPPDPKNVPIDGDGHVSAFRIHNGRVDMRIKYVETERYKLERKAGKALFGLYRNPYTHHPCVRAAVDSTANTNMVFWANRLLALKEVACPYEMDPDTLETICYDPFGDQIKAKAFTAHPKVDPYSKELVVFGYEAKGLGTKDIVIYALDEQGIKHDEQWIESPWCAFIHDCVITPNWIVLLLWPFEAKVERMKAGKQHWAWSYDLPATFIVVPRRKTSKVPSSWKQGEHRVYHWKNCMPIHTGGAWEEDNGKLYLESSRVHDNAFPFFPPEDGRQPSPDAKADYVRWEIDLNAPSGTQMVDPQIIVDVPSEFPRMDERFMTHKHEFIFLNVFIPETSQGGTNIFHGLNGLAMHSHYTGETKWFFAGKDSLVQEPIFIPRTADAPEGDGWIIAMVERRVANRSELVVLDTKEFEKPVAIIQLPMHVKAQIHGNWVDAKSRKSAEPIRRIDTTSATGEAREPSAYPILNLFLTVNPHPLRKT, encoded by the exons ATGTCACCACCTGAAGAACACCATGGCCTCAAGTCCAAATGGCCCGAAGCTCTTGATCTCGCCGGTTCCAACTCTCCCTGCCGTCTCGAGGGAGAGATCGGTGATCTCGTAGTCCTCGGGGAGATCCCATCCGCTATCGACGGCACCTTCTACAGAGTCATGTGCGACCCTTTTGTCCCTCCTGATCCTAAAAATGTCCCTATTGACGGCGACGGCCACGTCTCTGCTTTCAGGATCCACAACGGTCGAGTAGACATGAGGATCAAATACGTGGAAACAGAGCGCTACAAGCTTGAAAGAAAAGCTGGCAAGGCTCTCTTTGGCCTCTATCGCAATCCATATACCCACCATCCATGTGTGCGGGCGGCCGTCGACTCAACGGCCAACACTAACATGGTGTTTTGGGCAAACCGCCTGTTGGCTCTTAAGGAGGTTGCCTGCCCTTATGAGATGGACCCTGATACTCTTGAGACTATCTGCTACGACCCCTTTGGGGACCAGATCAAAGCGAAGGCCTTCACTGCTCACCCCAAAGTTGATCCCTACTCTAAAGAACTTGTGGTCTTCGGTTATGAAGCCAAGGGGTTAGGGACCAAGGATATAGTCATCTATGCCCTCGATGAACAAGGCATCAAGCACGATGAGCAATGGATTGAGTCCCCCTGGTGCGCCTTCATCCACGATTGCGTCATCACCCCAAACTGGATCGTCCTCCTGCTCTGGCCCTTCGAAGCCAAGGTCGAGCGGATGAAGGCTGGCAAGCAGCATTGGGCATGGAGCTATGACCTCCCCGCCACTTTCATCGTTGTGCCCCGTCGAAAGACGTCCAAGGTCCCGTCCTCGTGGAAGCAGGGAGAACACCGAGTCTATCATTGGAAGAACTGCATGCCTATCCATACAGGCGGTGCCTGGGAGGAGGACAATGGAAAGCTGTATCTCGAGTCATCACGTGTTCACGACAACGCCTTTCCGTTCTTCCCACCAGAGGATGGAAGACAGCCATCTCCAGACGCAAAAGCAGATTATGTCCGCTGGGAGATCGACCTGAATGCACCCTCGGGAACTCAAATGGTAGATCCCCAGATCATCGTCGATGTCCCATCTGAGTTCCCCAGGATGGACGAACGCTTCATGACCCACAAGCATGAATTCATTTTCCTCAACGTGTTCATCCCCGAGACCTCTCAAGGCGGAACCAACATCTTCCATGGGCTCAACGGTCTAGCTATGCACAGCCACTACACAGGCGAGACGAAGTGGTTTTTCGCAGGCAAGGACTCTTTGGTCCAGGAGCCCATCTTCATTCCCCGCACTGCCGATGCACCTGAGGGCGATGGCTGGATTATTGCCATGGTCGAGAGGCGTGTAGCTAATCGCAGTGAGCTCGTGGTTCTTGATACtaaggagtttgagaagccGGTCGCTATCATCCAGCTTCCCATGCATGTCAAGGCTCAGATTCATGGGAATTGGGTGGACGCAAAGAGTCGGAAATCTGCTGAGCCAATT CGTCGCATTGATACAACATCAGCAACGGGAGAAGCCAGAGAGCCAAGTGCTTACCCGATCCTTAACCTGTTCTTAACCGTCAACCCACATCCTTTGCGTAAGACCTAA
- a CDS encoding hypothetical protein (EggNog:ENOG41), translating into MFPESALPNVFRSPTKCYYLLVVIRKIKCDEARPDCQRCIGTGRKCDGYGDTDSVTQQTLIIRERPPITRALSNDLGTELSCPAFDYYRDHVSHQVGDTVDSDFWGDLVLRLAPTDPAIRHAISAISLIPAILEYNKAILAVRSWPLATVSRVKPLLVCLLFVCIEFMLGDEHQNAAKMHILQGRRLLANIKDRKTPEIDIIRQYLAPIYLRLAYVGNDRVDFPTHLLQMTTTPLKFASLADARCVLYYLVDIGFTLIYNVKSYRSNGISETPDTQGDALQSRYKHIAHELANWRHAFEAYLAFSDLDAPDTRTAKLLTQRHCLMIVFLDSMVLGSDYVCDRNSLCEFSIAADCATFTIEYDNEIMQGPSFTFESEVVVPVYWIAAKCRQPAIRRRALEILYEREKTNRVESLTMIKHTIAMAKRIIEIEEEGLDIPHDTRPMQDYPNKYEVVSRKESSEWAEGFLTDQKEQWPVLWDLGSHCSNIPTKLTRIAAATEQKELAEGLAKGWPRERLVWPYGITRERRVLSIVVKRHTADDLWLEYVREPLTGGGDYRVMKEHIRFR; encoded by the exons ATGTTCCCAGAGTCAGCATTGCCTAACGTTTTCCGAAGCCCAACAAAGTGCTATTATCTTCTAGTAGT AATCCGCAAGATCAAATGTGATGAGGCGAGGCCAGACTGTCAGCGATGCATTGGCACTGGTCGCAAATGTGATGGCTATGGAGATACAGACAGTGTGACGCAGCAGACACTAATCATTCGAGAGCGTCCACCTATCACGCGTGCACTCAGCAATGATCTTGGGACAGAGCTGAGTTGTCCTGCTTTTGACTACTATCGAGACCATGTCTCTCACCAAGTTGGCGACACGGTGGATAGCGACTTCTGGGGTGATCTAGTGTTGCGACTTGCACCTACAGATCCCGCAATACGGCATGCCATTTCAGCAATCAGCCTGAT ACCCGCCATCCTGGAGTACAACAAAGCCATCCTCGCCGTCCGGTCATGGCCGTTAGCCACAGTGTCAAGGGTGAAGCCTCTACTCGTATGCTTATTGTTTGTCTGCATTGAGTTCATGCTAGGCGATGAGCATCAAAACGCGGCCAAAATGCACATTCTGCAGGGACGAAGGCTTCTTGCAAACATCAAGGACCGGAAAACACCAGAAATCGACATCATTCGACAATACCTGGCCCCTATATACTTACGGCTCGCATATGTCGGCAATGATAGAGTTGACTTCCCGACGCATCTTCTACAAATGACGACGACGCCGCTCAAGTTCGCTTCTCTGGCTGACGCACGGTGTGTCTTGTACTACCTCGTCGATATTGGATTCACTCTTATCTATAATGTCAAGTCGTATCGCTCAAACGGTATCAGCGAAACTCCAGATACCCAGGGAGATGCACTGCAGTCAAGATACAAACACATTGCCCATGAGCTGGCCAACTGGCGTCATGCATTTGAAGCGTACCTTGCATTCAGTGATCTCGACGCGCCAGATACAAGAACCGCCAAGCTTCTGACACAGAGACACTGTCTCATGATAGTGTTCCTCGACTCAATGGTCTTGGGGTCAGACTATGTCTGCGATAGGAACAGCTTATGCGAGTTTTCCATTGCCGCTGACTGTGCAACGTTCACGATCGAGTATGACAATGAGATCATGCAAGGCCCATCATTCACCTTTGAAAGCGAGGTTGTTGTTCCGGTTTACTGGATAGCTGCCAAGTGTCGACAACCGGCTATTCGGAGGAGAGCCCTGGAAATTCTTTACGAGCGAGAAAAGACGAACCGTGTAGAGAGTCTCACGATGATAAAGCATACCATCGCCATGGCCAAAAGAATcatcgagattgaggaggagggacTTGACATACCACATGACACAAGACCCATGCAAGACTACCCAAACAAGTATGAAGTTGTGTCGAGAAAAGAGTCTAGCGAATGGGCTGAGGGCTTTCTAACAGATCAAAAAGAACAGTGGCCGGTGTTGTGGGATCTCGGGAGCCACTGCTCAAACATTCCAACGAAGCTGACCAGGATTGCTGCTGCGACGGAGCAGAAGGAACTTGCGGAGGGACTAGCTAAAGGTTGGCCTAGAGAGCGACTCGTCTGGCCATACGGAATTACGAGAGAGCGGAGAGTGTTGAGTATTGTTGTGAAGAGACATACTGCCGATGATCTATGGCTGGAGTATGTGAGGGAGCCTCTGACGGGCGGCGGGGACTATCGAGTTATGAAGGAGCATATACGGTTCAGATAA